A stretch of DNA from Gottschalkia acidurici 9a:
CTAATTCAAGGTCATGAGTGGATACAAGTCCCACAGCATTGTTCTTATATAGTTGATTTATTAACATCTTAGCTCCTATATGACGATCATAAGAGTTGGTACCTTTAAATATTTCATCTAATAAGAAAAATATTTGCTTATCTTTCTTAGACTCACTTATTATACTTTTTATCCTTAATAGCTCTCCATAAAATGAGGATATTCCCTGTTCAAGATTATCACTAGTTCTCATACATGTGTATATATACATAACAGAGGTTTTCATATATTTAGCACATACTGGTGCACCCGAATATGCCAGAATTAAGTTTATTCCTATAGTTCTGAGTAATGTACTCTTTCCAGACATATTTGATCCTGTTATAAGTAAAATCCTCGAAGGTTCAGTAATGCTTATATCATTGCAGACTTGTTTGTTAGTTATTAGAGGATGTCCTACTGACTTTCCTTCAAAAACTGAGCTCTTCTCAGTAATAATCGGAGTTGCCCATTCTGGATAGTCATGTTGTATATTCGATAGACTAGATAATGCCTCTATTTCTCCTATAACATCCATCCATACCCCAACAAGTATTCCATTCTGTCTTTTCCACTTATCTAAACTAATCATACATTGATAATCCCAAAGTAGAACAACATTTATGGGTAGAAAATAGATATTATTTCTATTTAGTAGATTATCAACTATAGTCTCTAGTCTTTTTAACTGTTTAACTACACTGAGTCCATTGTTGTTTATAAGCTTAACTTTTAATGCTTTTATATAGCTTGAAGAAAATCTTCCTTTTTCGAAATGACTAAGAATCTTTTCATATGCCTTAATACTTTTTTGATATTTATATGCTAGATTAGATTCTATGTTAGCATTTTTTGAGTTAATAAGAATCAAAATCGATTGAACACATAAAAATAATAATGAAATGTACTTAGGTATTATATCTAGTAAGTTTCCTAAAATTATAGTAGTTATAGTTACTATAGGTAGTAATCTTAATATAAATATTATCCAAGGTTTTGAGTACATGTCATTTTTACTATTAGTCCATTTCAATAATTCTATTTTATCTTTATCCTCTTTAATGGTTGACATAACTTCTGCCTGAAGCTTTTGACGCCACCATAGTTTACCAGCTAATTCCTTTATAGCTTCTTGACGCTTATTAATAGACTCTTTACAAAAATATGTTTCAGGGTACGACTGATTTAAAATTTTAGCTAAACTTTCTCTTCCCATATAAGTATTAGAGCAGTTTATCCATTGAAATAATGATCCCTGTCCAAAAATATCAAGGTCGCCAGAATACCTGTGATTTCCATCTATAAATTCATTTCCTTTATCGTTAAACTCTATCCATTCACCACTCAACCTTTTAAGAGCAGATGTGTTTATATCTTTTAAGATATCTATATATTTATTCATATTTCTATATTTTCTATGTACTACTACTAGATAAATAAACGAAACTACAGATAACAACAGTATAGCCTTAGGTATATATTTGGTTTTATACTTATAAGCAATTATAGAGACTACTATTATAAATATACCTAGTATAAGCCTCGATAAGCTAATTGTATTAATAGCTCTCGATATTTTACTTGATAACCCTGTATAGTATTTTATCTTTTTCTCGTATATCTCTTTGTTATTTTTCAAATTTAGCTCAACCCCCTAGTTAATATTTAGATTAATATATATCCATTATATCACTATAATTGATATTTTTTCACAGTCTTATTAAGTATTTTTATCATTAAAATATTTATATATTAAAGGAAGTGTAGCTCTTTATTAATTTATAGAAAAGAATATTTGTGTAGTTAAACTCACTTTGAACTTTATATTATTTTGTTATTCCAAGTTCATAAAGTAAATTAAAGACATTTTCATATAGGATTTGTGAAAAACCTAATTTTGAATAAATTTATAACGATTTTCAAACTAAGGATCTATCAAGGAATAATGCTTATAATCTATTATTTTTAAGAGAACCTCTTACAAGTTCTCTTAACTTACATTTTGAAAATTTATGAAGTGACTCATTACCCGAACCAGTCTTCTATAATTGATACTTTCTTTTCAGTAGCATTAAGTTCAATTTTACATCCTATAGGTAGGGTCACCATTGGATGCGTATGACAGCAATCAAAATCTGCAATGAATGGTAACTTTTTATCTCCTAAAACTTCTAATAGTATTTCGTATGGCTTTCGACCTGTCTTTAAATCATCAAATAACTCATGTTTTCCAAGGATTATTCCAGAAATCTTATCAAAGACACCATTTACTTTCAAAAGAGCAAAACTTCTTTCTATAGTTGCAATATTTTTTAGGGAATCTTCTATAAAAAGTATATCTCCATCCCTTATTTCGGGCATATATATACTACCCCATATTCCTTCAATTGTATTTAAATTTCCTCCTATAACTCTACCCCTAGTAACACCTTCACAAACTGTTATCCACTTATTCCCTCTTTTTTCCTTGCTTCTATCTTGTGTTTCCCAATTAATGTACTCATCGGTCCAATATTCAGGCATTTCAAAGTCATAAGGAATTTTTGTATTATCCATAATAACTTCCTTAAAATAATTATATGTATAGTCGACAAAAGGTGATAATTCACCAAAAGAAGCTACTAATGCAGGTCCATAGTATGTACTTATTCCAGTTTGTGCATATATAGCAAGTAAAATTGCAGTAATATCAGAATACCCAATTATTATTTTAGGATTTCTTTTAAATCCTTTATAATCTATATATGGAAGAATCGAATTAGAGTTCATTCCTCCAATTGTAGACATGATGCACTTAACTTCCGGATTTCTAATTAACTCATTTAATTCTTCTGCTCTTTCTTTAATACTTCCAGACCTGTAAAAATCATATTTTCCTGTAAGATTTCCTTCTTTAATCTTAAACCCCTTATCTTGCAAATATCGTTTCGCACGTTCAAATCTTTTGGGGCATGAATACGTTATAGGTGATGATGGTGAAAAAATACCAATCGAGTCCCCAGCCTTTAGTTTACCTCTATCGTTCATTGTCAATCCTCCTTGAACACAATATCTTTTGTTAGCCAGAAAGCATAATTGTCCTTTTATTTAATTATATATCATATAAGTATAGGATTACATATATTTTACATAAGCTATAATAAATTGCTTATGTAACTCTAAAAGCCTTTAATTTTATATCAATATGGAGGCATGAGACTGTACCAATAAATTTTTTACTCTTATAGAGTTATAGAGTCTTTCAAATCTGTATGATTTATTCTTCCTTTATGTATAAAGTTCAGTGATAATAGTTCGTTCTATCTATTACATAAATTACGCAGACTTGATTCTTGGATATACCTCTTTTGCTTATGCTAATCTTACAACTTTTTATACGTTTTTTTCGTGCCATAGTAAAGGTTGTACTTTTTTATGATACTTTAAAATTTTTTTGAAAAAACTTCGTTAACTTCTATAACACCGACAATACTTCCTATACTCATAAAAGTTATAAGAGTATCTAATATTTTATACATCCAATAAAATGGTCTAGGTATGATTATTTCAAATTACTTTACAGTTTTTTATGAAATAGCCATTTATCATACATTTGCCATTCAATATCCGCTATCTAATATCTCTTTACTACTATACTTTTCATTTCTGGCTACATCATGTCCACAATTATCGTAAATTTCCCCCTTGAAAATCTATTTTCCTTAGCCTCATTTATAACCTCTTTAGCAATAAACCTAATACAAATGCTTCTTGAAGATACTGTATAGTTTGTTCTTGTCCTGTCTAAAATCTCTATATTTTTTACTGACTCCTCAGTTAATATAATAAAATCTTCGTGATAACTTTTATAACTTTATTACACCGTTTTTTACAAATGGTGGTTAATTTAAATGCA
This window harbors:
- a CDS encoding MutS family DNA mismatch repair protein translates to MKNNKEIYEKKIKYYTGLSSKISRAINTISLSRLILGIFIIVVSIIAYKYKTKYIPKAILLLSVVSFIYLVVVHRKYRNMNKYIDILKDINTSALKRLSGEWIEFNDKGNEFIDGNHRYSGDLDIFGQGSLFQWINCSNTYMGRESLAKILNQSYPETYFCKESINKRQEAIKELAGKLWWRQKLQAEVMSTIKEDKDKIELLKWTNSKNDMYSKPWIIFILRLLPIVTITTIILGNLLDIIPKYISLLFLCVQSILILINSKNANIESNLAYKYQKSIKAYEKILSHFEKGRFSSSYIKALKVKLINNNGLSVVKQLKRLETIVDNLLNRNNIYFLPINVVLLWDYQCMISLDKWKRQNGILVGVWMDVIGEIEALSSLSNIQHDYPEWATPIITEKSSVFEGKSVGHPLITNKQVCNDISITEPSRILLITGSNMSGKSTLLRTIGINLILAYSGAPVCAKYMKTSVMYIYTCMRTSDNLEQGISSFYGELLRIKSIISESKKDKQIFFLLDEIFKGTNSYDRHIGAKMLINQLYKNNAVGLVSTHDLELGDLEKENNGNIKNYHFQEHYKNDKIHFDYKLREGVSTTRNALYLIRMAGIEEI
- a CDS encoding S66 family peptidase; amino-acid sequence: MNDRGKLKAGDSIGIFSPSSPITYSCPKRFERAKRYLQDKGFKIKEGNLTGKYDFYRSGSIKERAEELNELIRNPEVKCIMSTIGGMNSNSILPYIDYKGFKRNPKIIIGYSDITAILLAIYAQTGISTYYGPALVASFGELSPFVDYTYNYFKEVIMDNTKIPYDFEMPEYWTDEYINWETQDRSKEKRGNKWITVCEGVTRGRVIGGNLNTIEGIWGSIYMPEIRDGDILFIEDSLKNIATIERSFALLKVNGVFDKISGIILGKHELFDDLKTGRKPYEILLEVLGDKKLPFIADFDCCHTHPMVTLPIGCKIELNATEKKVSIIEDWFG